The DNA segment ccaccaaaatttaaaaaataatatttttttaaatgggggagaACTTGTGTATTCATCAATACAGGGGTGTATACAACACAATAGACACAATGGTATCATCACCATGCAAcagataaaaagaatgaagtcatctggggaatgcaaattaaaaccttaCAATACACCTCTACACACCTACAGGAATAGTTAAAACTCAAAAGATTGAGGTGTTGATGAGGATCTGGAGTACATGGGGCTCttccacactgctggtgggaatgtgaaatggtacaaccacttggAAAAAGATCTGGTAGTTTCTTGTAAATGGGtgcctaccatatgacccagccattctactcctgggtatttacgggtatttacccaagaaaaataaaaccacaaaaccactaaaaaaaaaaaaaagaaagaaaaaaaaaaaagaaaaaaaccttgcAAATCTATGCAAATGTTCaaagtagctttattcataacggCCCCAAattggaagcaactcaaatgtccatcagctggtgaatggcTGGTTCATCAAACTACAATTCATCCATACCAAGGACCACTCCTCATCAATTAAAAGGAGAGGAGTATTGGTACTGCTAAACACAATAGCTTGGAtgaattttcagaagaaaaaaaaaaaagaaagaaagaaaagaaaaaaaaaaagagcattatgcaaaaggaaaaagagcaTTATACCAAAGGAAAATTTGGTATCAAATTCTAGGACAGGCATAGTTAATCAGTCTATGGTAACAGAACATCGATCATCGGGGGAAAGGGGAGGTgtaaggataaattgggagttgggaatttgcagatactaacactatgtatacaatagataaacagcaaggtcttactgatagcatagggaattatagtcaatactttgtaatagcttataataaaaaagactatgaaaaggaatatatacatatatgtataactgaatcactatgctgtacaccagaaattaacacaacattgtaaaccgactacacttaaataaaactaaaaatataataataataataataataataataataataataataataataataataataaaaaattttggagggagggtatagctcaagtggtagagtgcatgcttagcatgcacgaggtcctgggttcaatccccagtacctccttcaaaaaaacataaataaatatgtaaacctaattacctccccacctaaaaatttaaaaaataataaatttccattgcaaagctagaaaaagagaaaagaacatagATCAGAGGCGGCCTTTGCAGTTGGTTGGTAGTGACTGGCAGGGCCATAGGGTGGCTTCCGGAGGCAGTAGGGGTGGAAACAGATCTGTGGTTAAACAGGTGGATTCGGTTTCTCACACTTACTTGACATCTGCCCTTTCTTAAcatatgttacattttaaaagtggGTAAGTTTTTAAACAGTTTAAGAAAGAAGGAGGTGACCCTGCAGGTTagaacaagagtaaatgtttatagGAAGCTTAATCTGCATCAGATGAGGTGTTAAGTCCTTTACATTAAATCTTTCGAACAATTTTCCAATTTGGGaaagagaggttaagcaatttatTGTCTTTTGTATTACTTCTTGTAACCATTTTCTACTTGTGGAAAGtgacacagagagattaagtcatTTACCTAAAATCACACAGTTAATAAGCTTGGTGTTGTATAAGAAGCTGAACCCACAGAGCCTGACTTCACAACCCACACAGGCACCACACCCCTCAACCACAACCCTGCAAAGTAGCTCCGCTGGGCTCTCAGGTCCTATCATGAGTAAAAATAGCACGTTTTATCTAGTCAGTTATGCATGGCATGCACAGGAGAAACAGCAAGAGATATATCACATAGAAACACGCATCTGCAGGTAACAACAGATCTGAACACGTCAGCAAATGTCAGAGGGatcagggtggggggaggggagaaaggggaatGTTTCCTGATCTATAATGTTctatctttctccttctctcttaaGTGGGAGAGAAAGTAGTCCTAAGGTTTTTGGGTGATTAAAAGTCCATTTCAAACAATAGATTTAAGCAAGCCGGTCCCGTAAGGACCAAATACTGTATGGTCCCACTTATAGGGTGTCCCTAGAGGAGTCAAAAccatagacagaaagtagaatggtgggtgccagggcctgggggagggtaAGTTATTGCTTATTGGGGATAGAGTTTCTGTTTCAGAAGAGGAAGAGTTCTTGAGACAGATGGTGGTGCTGGTTGTGCAACAATGTGAAGGTACTTTATGCCACTGGACTGGACacttaaaatggataaaatggagtaagggtatagctcaatggtggagtgggtgcttagcatgaatgaggtcctgggttcaatctcctaGCACCtccatatacataaataaataaacctaattaccctcctcccccccaaaaaagaataaaaaaaatggataaaatggccaattttatgtgagatatatatatatatataacaccacaataaacattttaaatagattttttaaaacacagtgcAACATGGGGgaggtgagggataaattaggagtatgggattaacagatacacactaccatatataaaagaGCTAAACAAGGATgtcctgtatagcacagagaacgaTATACTCAATATCTGGCAATAACCTATAATTGGaaagaatcaagaaaaagaatatatgtatacatataactgaatcactttgctgtacatctgaaactaacacaatattgaaatcaactacacttcaattaaataaataaatcagaacacacaaacaaacaattCCAACTAGCTTTGGCATTTACACCTTgagaaataaaaagtatgaattgaaaaaaatatggtGAAACACAGCTGTGTTGGGGGTCACGGAAGACTTGGGAAAGTCTAGAGGAGGGATCTGACCTAGATCCTTAGTGGGTGGGAGGTCAGAGGGTGCTTCAGAAGAGGAGACCTGGGAACTAAGTAAGGATGAGGCAGAGAAAGCAAAAGGGCAGACGTCATGCACTGAGGGAGTCAtgtggcagaggaaggagagaaagagagagaggaactgAAATTAGGGATGTCATTGTGTCTGAGTCTATGGTTTCAAGCCACACATCGTGGGAGAGGTCAGCAGGGGTGACTGCTAAGCAGGGCAGCTTGAGTGTAATGGGGAGCCATGGGCGatgtgagggggagggagggctgtaGGAGCTGTGAGTTTCAGGGAGATCCTGTTAGTGATGTGGAGAGAGGGTTGAAGGGGATGCCTAGAGGCAGGGTCCCTGTAGGCGTCTGGGAGGAACTGAGGCAGGGCCCCAGCTTCTGCGGATAGGGGAGGTTGCAGCTGCAGTGGGGCCACCTTGTACACAGAGCTGCTCTGTTCTCTGACCCCACAGAAGCTTTTGGGCTCATGAAATTTTCAGCCAAACAGGCTCTGAGTTTCAGATTCCAGGGCGCTCGGCCCAGGCTTTTGGGTCCTGTTTACTGCTTGAAAACTTCTGGGGCCCCAGGAGAAGGGCCCTTGCAAAGTTCAACAATGCTTCAGCTGGGGCAAGGGCCTGGCAGTGTCCACAATCCATCTGGGTCACTTTCTGAGCAAGGGGCTGATAAGAGCACGGAGGACCTCCATTTTTGGGGCAGAGAAAGCATAAAACCTCAGGCTTTGTGGGGCTAGAATTCCAGGTCTACCTCTGCTGGCTCAGTGATTTTTGTATGAGTCATTCTctatttctcagcctcagttttcttatctgtcaaATGGAAAGAACAGGGTCCCTAACTCAGAGAAACAATTGCTCCAGGAAGATTCCCACATGGGAGACTTTTAAGGCAGCACCTGAATATAGAGAGCACCAAATTGGGGTTAGCTATTGTTCTTAATAGTAATACTTGTATCCTGCAAGGTAACAGATAAGTTGGAAGAGGGCTGGGACCCAGTTCTCAGACTCCAAAATTCAGGTtcggggggaagggtatagctcagtgttagagtgtgtgcttagcatgcacaaggtcctgggttcaatccccagtacctccattaaaaaaataaataaacctaattacctcccccctaaaaaaaagaaaagaaaagaaaagaaaacaaacgcAATTCAGTTTCAAATTCTGTCTCaactgctgtgtggccttgggcaaatggcttcacctctttgtgcctctgtttctttctccataAGACAGGAAAGTAAGTGCTCAGAGAATGATGTTAGAAGCAACTGAGAGGTGAGTGGGTGGTTCTGATAGCTGctgttctctcttctccctcccttgaGACTCCTGCCCATCTCACCGTCAGGGGCTGATAAAGGACTGGGGCTGAGtttggggaaagagagaggatgcCTGGAAGAGCTGAgtgcctccccccaaccccaggcctcgcaggaccctccctccctctggagCAGATCCTTCCCAGACAGGTTGAGATTCATTTTCCGATTCCTTCGCCCCACTACCAAACTTCCCGGTGAACAGTCCCGGGATGGAACCCAGGGTCTGCAATAGCTATTTAGTGGGGAGTGTAAGTCCTGTGCCAGGCATTGAGTTGTGCCCAGTAACTCAGTGATGCAGCCTGAGGAGACAGCACCACAGCTGTCATACCCATTTAACAAAAGGAGAGACTGAGGCACGAGTGGAGCCATCCCTAGCCCAATGCCTCACAGCCAATGGTGGAGTCAGGATTCAGACCCAGCTCCTGCACTCTTAACTGCCATACAGTAAATAACAATCATAGAGAGTAATAATAACATCACTGAGCACTGGCTCCATCCCAGGCACAGTTCCAAGCATCAGGTTGTGCATCATAACACAGTTGagttgggagggtatagctcagtggtagagcgcatgcctagcatgcccaaggtcctgggttcaatccccagtgccttcactaaaataaaaaaataaacctaattacttccccccaaacaacaaacaaacataatGCAGTGGAGCTGGACTAGAACCTAATTAGGAAAGTGCAGTATGAACCGTATTTCACAGATGTGCAAACCGAGAGCCAGGGAGGGGAGACCAGGTGCCTGAGGCCACTCAGCTGGCTGCTTGCAGACCCAGGACTTGAGCCCAGTCGGTAGGATTCAGAACCCTGGCACTCAACcagcacacacataaacacaacaAAAGCGATATTAGTACCAGttttgtgccaggctctgcactGGGATTCTTTCTCTTGGATCATCTCTGCTCCTAAGGTTGTGGTGGAAATTTAGAAAGCCCTGACTCTCTCAACGCAGTTAAAGGGCTGGGCAAATAGTCACTGGCAATAATGTGGTCTTATTGTGTTGTGTCTCCATTTACAGGTACCCTCGGCCTTTCTCACATGTCAGCACCTTTTCTGATTTCCCTGCCTCACAGGCAGCCCCATTCATTCTCCAACTCTGGCACCCCAACCTCCTGCCACCAAATCAGCTGCCTTTGGGGCTCCCATCCACCAGGGATAACCatgtttttggttttctctttttagggggagaggtaactaggtttgtttatttatttatttaaatggaggtattggggcttgaacccaggacctcgtgcatgctaggcatgtactctaccactgagctatcccctcccccctttttttttggttcccAGTTGTGTGCCTCTCGCCCTCCCTAGAACAGCAGTGGAATGGCTTTTCTGTGTCGCCATCCACAGTGCCACAGTGGGGTGCTCAAAAAAAATTCATTCCCTGAGAACCATCATCAAGTTTCATTACCATCACCCTAATGAAAGCAGCTTCCATATGtccagtaggtgctcaatgaatgttgGTTGATGAGTAACACGATCACAATTATAGTCACCATAATAATGACCATTTATGCTTTCAACATTTTATCAACATCTTCAATGTCACATAGTAGGCGCACCCTTTGATAGCTCAGCTGGCGAAGCAGAGAACTACAGAGATAATGTcacatagtaggagcttataaatatttttggaaggaATGAGTGGCATTAGGAATAATCATAAAAGCAGCTGCATTTGTCCTACTCAGAGTGCAAGCCACAATTCCCGTCACTGCGTGAAAGTATTTGCTTAAGTAAATATttgagtgaaagaataaattaattcataaatatgtattgtattaattatttaattaattggACAAATATTATTGAACACCcagggctgggcactggggacacagtcaTGAAAAGGACAAAGTCCCTGCTCTATTGGGGCTGACAAGCGTGTAGGAGTGACAGGAGAAACAAGATGAATGGAGaattggatggatgaatggatggatggttagTTGGAcgggtggacagatggatggatggatggatggatggatgatagatgGGTAGGTGGTTGGTCTGGAGTCTCCGCCCATCAGCACTCCAGGGCTCAGAGGGAAAGTGAGGCAGGACAGCTGTCACATCCGAAGCTCCGCCCCTCCCAGCCGTCGCAGCGTTGGCCGACAGCGCCACTCACCTGGTGGCCTCCCCTTTAAGACGGCTCACCTGGGTGCTCACCTGCGAGCGGGCGCTTCCGCAGGAAGAAGGAAGCGGCACCACTGTCGCCTCCCGGCGCTCCCTCCCCACCGCCCAGGTCCGCCGGTCGCCACCATGTCTGCCTCGGCTGTCTTCATCCTCGACGTCAAGGGCAAGGTGAGGCCGGGCGCTGGGCAGCGGGGGACGCACAGGTGAGGCTGCGCGCTCCCGGACCCAGCGGCGGCCCCTCCCCGCGCGCCGCGCGGCCCCAGGGAGCTGCGGGGACGTGGGagcgccccctcccccaacccctgggaGGCCCGCGTCCGTTCCCTCCTCCACTGTTCACTGGCCGCGTGTCCGGGACAGTGAACTccacctttctgggcctcagtctccctgtcCGTACAAATGGGAATAACAGAGGGGCCCACTCAGGAAGAATTCACGTAACCTTACGCGTGTACACGACCTAACACAGGAGCTCTGTTGCAAACATCAGGCATTCAATCAATTGAAATTATTtctatcaccaccatcatccgctgtgttaacatttggggaataCTAAttctggggcaggggcaggagatgCTAATTCCCCTTTGGGGCTGTCTTGTCCCCTTTGACTTGTCATTCAATAGCAATGATAACGGTGGTGATGAGAACAATATTCCTGATGGTAACAGTAGTGAGAGCTACAGGGTGTGAGGACCTGCGGGGTGCCGTCCTGGTTCTAAACACCGGACTAAACAACCTCACCATGTAGGTATTATTGTTAGTGACTGCTTACTGCCTGCCAGGCAGAGCTACGTGAGTTAGGAGAGTCGTGTGGATAGAATCATttcaattctttctctctttcatcctctcagttctttttctttttcttttttttttttttcctggaggggaaaggtaattaggtaaacaaacctaattgttTACCTAATTGCcttatttaaggtttttttttttaaatggaggtactgggaattgaactcaggcctcatgcatgctaagcacacgctctaccacggagctatacacCCGCCCCACTCTCATCATCTCTACCTCACTGATTCGGTGAATTTGAAGCCTTAGGAGGAGGAATCCTGGAGCAAGGGCACCTTGATTCAACTCCCAGCGTCCCCACTTCTTTGGACATGGTTCAtagctcagtttccccatctgtaaaatggagatgatgataCCACCTACCTTATGGGGTTGTGGTGACAACTGAACAAATCAGCAAGTATCCAGGCTTTAGTAAAACCCAACCTAGACATCAGCCGGGGCTTGAGTCACTCCAGCTGTTGTTCTCACGTGCCcattttcagaggaggaaactgagatgcgGAAAGGCAGAGCCTTATCCAAGCCCCTCAGCCAGCAAGTAGGGTCAGAGCCCGGCCCTCTGATGCCCCCAGGGAGAGGGTACCTGGATCCCAGCGTTGACTGGACCTTCTCtgcccaccctcagcccctgatCAGCCGCAACTACAAGGGCGATGTGGCCATGAGCGAGATCGAACACTTCATGCCTCTGCTCATGCAGCGGGAGGAGGAGGGCGCCCTCACCCCGCTGCTGAGCCATGGCCGAGTCCACTTCCTGTGGATCAAATACAGCAACCTCTACTGTATCCAGCCACAGGCGGGTCCGTGGGGGCCTGGGGTGGTGGCCCAGAGGTGGCGGGGTGGGAGAGGAAGTGCACAGCACATCAGTGGCGCAGGCTGGAAGGTGAATGTGGATAGGGTGGGGGTTCCAGTTCTGTGCTCCATTCAAACCCTCCAAAATGACACCCTTTCCTTGACTTGCTGCCCACAGTGGTGGCCACCACACTGAAGAATGCCAACGCCTCCCTCGTGTACTCCTTCCTCTACAAGACAGTGGAGGTAGGTCCTGGCCTTCCACTGGCCAGCTGGTCTGTCTACCTGTCTTGCCCACCTCTTTCAGTATCCATCTCTCCTAGGAAGCTTTTCATGATCTCCCTGGGGGTGCCCCCAGTCAAACCCCCATCACTCCATGCTCTCTTTGGCTGCTGTGGGATCATCTCTCCCTAGAGGGCAGAGACCAAGGAGGTCTCCAAGAGGGTGTACTGCTCAAATCTGAACTGTAGGGAACTGAGTTCCAAACCCAGCTCCCTCCCGGCCTGGCTATATGACCTTGGACGAGTcatttctctctgtgcctctaaaCTAGGGGTTACAATATGTCCTGCCTCAGGGCTGTTGTACAAATTAATGAGATCCATGCCTCTGAAGTGCCTAAAACAGTGCTcagcatacagtaagtgctcaataaagattgagtattattattaacattatgaCTAATGTCACATCGCACAATCAAATAGTGATTGGGTGCTTAGTATAGGCCATCCTTGATGACtgagaaagtgctcagtaaatacttttcAACAAACAAGAGATCTGTATTTGATTTGTCTCCTCTGCACCAGGCAGAGGAGGGACCCAGTGGTGCATGAGACAGGCATGCTCCCTGCCTGTGCTGAGGAGTTAAAGGGCATGAAGGAGATTCATTGTGACAACCAGTGACTGGGTACTAGTCTCACTGTGATACTCACAGGGGTTGAGGGATAGCGGTGGCTTCACTGAGGAGGTAACATTGGAGCTGAGGACTGTAACAAGGAGCCTGCTATGAGGAGAGGGTCCTAGGCAGAGGggatagcatgtgcaaaggccctgaggtgggaatagaaagaaggccagagaggccagagCAGATGTTCGATGGCTGACAGGTTCTCTGCTGTGGTCATGTGTACTAAGTCTCAGGGGCTCTTATCTTGGGTTCCCTCAAGTCCCAAGGGCCCCTGGATATAATTCAGGAAGTCCATGAACTTAGACATCTTTCTGTTTACTAGTTTTCTTTTGCCatcctgtgtattttatttttttgcttttacagGCCTTATTCTAAGGTGGGTCCATTAACATCACCAGATACACAGGGAGCCATAgtccataaaacaaaaaacaaaaacattctgaGCCCTTCCaatccctcctccaggaagtcttcctggacctccctgcctctgggctcctactttgcttgtatttttctcattattgcACCCAACATGTTGGATGATATTATTCTCACTACCAGTCCATTTACCCTACAAGACTGTACCATGAGGGCAGAGACTCTGTTGGCAGTGCCATTATTGTCCTTGCACTGGTATACAGTGGGCACTCAATAGTTACTTGTTGGATGGCTGGATCAGTGGGGACCCAGCCTTGGCCTGGGCTACACCAGCCACATCTCCATGGGTGTCGGTCTCCCCACGCCCCCAGGTATTCTCTGAATACTtcaaggagctggaggaggagagcaTCCGAGACAACTTCGTCATCATCTACGAGCTGCTGGATGAGCTCATGGACTTCGGCTTCCCGCAGACCACCGACAGCAAGATCCTGCAGGAGTGAGTGGGCCTTGGGTTCAGCCACAGAGTGGGCCACGGGTGGAAGTTGGAGAGGGCCGGTGAGTGTCCCTGGGCCCACCTGCTTgttcccctgccctcctgccaggtACATCACGCAGCAGGGCAACAAACTGGAGACGGGCAAGTCGCGGGTGCCACCCACCGTCACCAATGCTGTGTCCTGGCGCTCTGAGGGCATCAAGTACAAGAAGAACGAGGTCTTCATTGATGTCATAGAGTCGGTCAATCTGCTGGTGAGCCTTCACACCTCCGCCCCAGCCCCACCACGGTCTGGGGGCAAGAGAGGGGACCCTATGCCTGTTGACCCCTCCATGTGTGCATCCTCAGGTCAATGCCAATGGCAGTGTCCTGCTGAGCGAGATCGTGGGCACCATCAAGCTCAAGGTGTTTCTGTCGGGAATGCCCGAGCTGCGGCTGGGCCTCAACGACCGCGTGCTCTTCGAGCTCACTGGCCGTAAGCTTATGGAAGAGGGCCCACAGGGGACCCCTCTCGCCCCATCTGGGGACCCACAGAATCGCAGTCAGTTCTGAAATAGCACTTGCGCGCCCTCTGCTGGTTATGATCAGTACTGCAACTGCTGGTTCCCTGGCAAACAACGCTGCTTCATTGAGAGCCAGGCCCAGGGACACCatagtgaaacaaacaaacaatcaaacaaacaaacaaaacagaacaaacccctccctcatggagctgacatttcacttggaggaggagacagaatAGCATTATATGTAACAATTATGTGTATGGCAGCAAGAGCCAGATTCCCTGAATTGGCATCCTAGCTTTGCCCCTGGccagctgggtgaccctgggaaAGTTACTCagccactctgggcctcagtttcctcatctgtaaagtgggggtgatAGTAACAGTAGACAGGAAAGGTAGGGGTAGGGACTCTGCCCCGGGCTTCAGGGTCACTCTGCTA comes from the Camelus dromedarius isolate mCamDro1 chromosome 27, mCamDro1.pat, whole genome shotgun sequence genome and includes:
- the AP1M2 gene encoding AP-1 complex subunit mu-2 isoform X1; the encoded protein is MSASAVFILDVKGKPLISRNYKGDVAMSEIEHFMPLLMQREEEGALTPLLSHGRVHFLWIKYSNLYLVATTLKNANASLVYSFLYKTVEVFSEYFKELEEESIRDNFVIIYELLDELMDFGFPQTTDSKILQEYITQQGNKLETGKSRVPPTVTNAVSWRSEGIKYKKNEVFIDVIESVNLLVNANGSVLLSEIVGTIKLKVFLSGMPELRLGLNDRVLFELTGRSKNKSVELEDVKFHQCVRLSRFDNDRTISFIPPDGDFELMSYRLSTQVKPLIWIESVIEKFSHSRVEIMVKAKGQFKKQSVANSVEISVPVPSDADSPRFKTSVGSAKYVPEKNVVIWSIKSFPGGKEYLMRAHFGLPSVEKEEVEGRPPIGVKFEIPYFTVSGIQVRYMKIIEKSGYQALPWVRYITQSGDYQLRTS